From one Rubrobacter xylanophilus genomic stretch:
- the rplR gene encoding 50S ribosomal protein L18, producing MTQTRVTRKRTQREKRHRRVRRKIFGTPERPRLSVYRSNVHIYAQIIDDIAGHTLAAADSREVGEAESRVEAARKVGELIASRAREAGIERVVFDRGGYKYHGRVAALAEGARAGGLEF from the coding sequence GTGACACAGACCAGGGTCACGCGCAAACGGACACAGAGGGAGAAGCGGCACCGGCGGGTGCGGCGGAAGATCTTCGGCACGCCGGAGCGGCCGCGGCTGTCGGTGTACCGCTCGAACGTACACATCTACGCCCAGATCATAGACGACATAGCCGGCCACACCCTGGCCGCAGCGGACTCCCGCGAGGTGGGGGAGGCCGAGAGCCGGGTGGAGGCCGCCCGCAAGGTGGGAGAGCTGATCGCCTCCCGGGCCCGGGAGGCCGGCATAGAGCGGGTGGTCTTCGACCGGGGCGGTTACAAGTACCACGGCCGGGTGGCCGCGCTCGCGGAGGGCGCGCGGGCCGGCGGGCTGGAGTTCTGA
- a CDS encoding ATP-binding cassette domain-containing protein: MPAEERGARPGGPLAILAERVCFSYPGAEQPALRGLSFAVGRGEYVGVVGPNGGGKSTLIRLLNGLLRPSSGRLLVAGCDPSTRPREVRRRVGMLFQNPDNGLVAPFVEDDVAFGLENLGVPREEMKIRVREALRWVGLEGCERREVHTLSGGEKQRVALAGVLVVEPEILALDEPTSMLDAPGRREVLERLRRLRGSKTVLHVTHYLEELMWADRVMVLNGGRLVADLPPERLFADEALLRENRLVLPPLLRMARELGLPVCVTPEELAAEVLSRVGERSR, encoded by the coding sequence GTGCCTGCGGAGGAGAGGGGGGCCCGCCCGGGCGGGCCCCTCGCCATTCTCGCGGAGAGGGTGTGCTTCTCCTACCCCGGTGCGGAGCAGCCCGCCCTTCGTGGACTGTCCTTTGCTGTGGGACGGGGGGAGTACGTTGGGGTCGTGGGTCCGAACGGCGGGGGGAAGTCCACCCTTATCCGGCTCCTGAACGGCCTCCTGCGGCCGTCCTCCGGGCGGCTGCTGGTGGCCGGATGCGACCCTTCCACCAGGCCCCGTGAGGTGCGCCGGCGGGTGGGCATGCTCTTCCAGAACCCGGACAACGGTCTCGTGGCTCCGTTCGTGGAGGACGACGTGGCCTTCGGCCTGGAGAACCTGGGCGTGCCGCGGGAGGAGATGAAGATCCGGGTGCGGGAGGCCCTGAGGTGGGTGGGGCTCGAGGGCTGCGAGCGCCGCGAGGTCCACACCCTCTCCGGCGGGGAGAAGCAGCGGGTGGCCCTGGCCGGGGTGCTGGTGGTGGAACCGGAGATCCTGGCCCTCGACGAGCCCACCTCCATGCTGGACGCTCCGGGACGCCGGGAGGTGCTGGAGCGGCTGCGGCGGCTGCGGGGTTCGAAGACCGTATTGCACGTCACCCACTATCTGGAGGAGCTGATGTGGGCCGACCGGGTGATGGTCCTGAACGGCGGTCGTCTCGTGGCGGATCTCCCCCCGGAGCGGCTCTTCGCCGACGAGGCCCTGCTGCGGGAGAACCGGCTCGTGCTCCCGCCGCTCTTGCGGATGGCCCGGGAGCTCGGTTTGCCGGTTTGCGTCACGCCCGAGGAGCTGGCCGCCGAAGTCCTCTCGCGGGTGGGGGAGCGGAGCCGGTGA
- the rpmD gene encoding 50S ribosomal protein L30, with product MSPLKVTQVRSTIGAIEKHKRTVRALGLRRIRDSRVHEDTPQIRGMIAKVRHLVRVEEVED from the coding sequence ATGAGCCCGCTGAAGGTGACGCAGGTGAGGAGCACCATAGGAGCGATAGAGAAGCACAAGCGGACGGTGCGGGCGCTGGGCCTGCGCCGGATCCGGGACTCGCGGGTGCACGAGGACACCCCCCAGATCCGGGGCATGATCGCGAAGGTCCGGCACCTGGTACGGGTCGAGGAGGTGGAGGACTGA
- a CDS encoding energy-coupling factor ABC transporter ATP-binding protein gives MRLELWDVRHVYAPGTPREVEALRGVSLVVEPGEVLGIVGGTGSGKSTLAQHMNLLLEPTSGRVLVDGRDAREMRRPELRRRVGLVFQFPEAALFASTVEEDVAFAPRRMGLPEEEVRRRVRRALELFGAAHLAGRSPHALSGGEKRRVAIAGVLAMEPEVLVLDEPTAGLDPATRAELLEAVLGVRRKGSSVVFISHDLDEVAEVADRVCLLESGRVVACGLPEEVFYAHPEAAPAAVRVVRAVRREYPRLGRPVRLEDACRVLRGLLAGG, from the coding sequence GTGAGGCTGGAGCTGTGGGACGTCCGGCACGTCTACGCCCCCGGTACGCCGCGGGAGGTGGAGGCGCTGCGGGGTGTCTCACTCGTAGTCGAACCGGGGGAGGTTCTCGGGATCGTCGGCGGCACGGGCTCCGGCAAGAGCACCCTCGCTCAGCACATGAACCTCCTCCTCGAGCCCACCTCCGGGCGGGTGCTGGTGGACGGGCGGGACGCGCGCGAAATGCGGCGTCCGGAGCTGCGCCGGAGGGTGGGGCTGGTCTTCCAGTTCCCGGAGGCGGCCCTGTTCGCGTCGACCGTCGAGGAGGACGTGGCCTTCGCCCCGCGCCGGATGGGGCTCCCGGAGGAGGAGGTGCGGCGGCGGGTGCGCCGCGCGCTGGAGCTGTTCGGGGCCGCGCACCTGGCCGGCCGCTCACCGCACGCTCTCTCCGGCGGGGAGAAGCGCCGGGTGGCCATAGCCGGGGTGCTGGCGATGGAGCCGGAGGTCCTGGTCCTCGACGAGCCCACCGCCGGGCTGGACCCGGCGACCCGCGCGGAGCTGCTGGAGGCGGTGCTGGGTGTGCGTCGCAAGGGATCTTCGGTCGTCTTCATCTCGCACGACCTGGACGAGGTGGCGGAGGTCGCCGACCGGGTGTGCCTGCTGGAGTCGGGGAGGGTGGTGGCCTGCGGGTTGCCGGAGGAGGTGTTCTACGCCCACCCGGAGGCCGCGCCCGCGGCGGTGCGGGTGGTGCGTGCCGTGCGGCGCGAGTACCCGCGGTTGGGGCGTCCGGTGCGGCTGGAGGACGCCTGCCGGGTACTGCGCGGCCTGCTCGCGGGGGGATGA
- the rpmJ gene encoding 50S ribosomal protein L36, translating to MKVRASVKPICERCRVIRRRGVVRVICSNPRHKQRQG from the coding sequence ATGAAGGTGAGAGCGAGCGTCAAGCCCATCTGCGAGCGCTGCAGGGTCATCCGGCGCCGCGGCGTGGTGCGGGTGATCTGCTCCAACCCGCGGCACAAGCAGAGGCAGGGGTAG
- the secY gene encoding preprotein translocase subunit SecY, whose amino-acid sequence MLGSLANAWKVPELRQKLFFTAAMLAAYRAGAFVPLPGINREVLAAGGLDQNAITGLFGVFTGGAFNNLSVFALGIMPYITAAIVMQLMTVAIPRLQELAREGEVGQQKITQYTRVFTLALAFIQSVAMVLFLRSGQFGPVLAGAGALDLFLVVVTLTTGVMVTMWFGELITQRGLGNGISLIITASILSQAPNAVRTLIEDGNVLTMVILAIIAVMIVAAIVFVNEGQRRIPITYAKRQVGRRMSQGGTTYLPLKVNMAGVIPIIFASSLLIFPVVITQFAAGGNQDSWLFRLAQVFAPPSVPYLLLYALLIIMFTYFYTAVQFNPIEHADNLKKSGGYIPGIRPGQPTALYLNSVLTRITLFGAIFLAVIAVLPYLITGALNLPNSIYLGGTSMLIVVGVSLDTVRQLESQLMMRNYEGFLRRQYR is encoded by the coding sequence ATGTTGGGCTCCCTTGCGAACGCCTGGAAGGTCCCGGAGCTTCGGCAGAAGCTCTTCTTCACCGCGGCCATGCTCGCTGCCTACAGGGCGGGCGCCTTCGTGCCGCTCCCCGGGATAAACCGGGAGGTTTTGGCGGCCGGGGGGCTGGACCAGAACGCCATAACCGGGCTCTTCGGGGTGTTCACCGGGGGGGCGTTCAACAACCTCTCGGTCTTCGCGCTGGGGATCATGCCCTACATCACGGCCGCGATCGTGATGCAGCTGATGACCGTCGCCATCCCCCGGCTGCAGGAGCTGGCCCGTGAGGGGGAGGTGGGGCAGCAGAAGATCACCCAGTACACCCGGGTCTTCACGCTGGCTCTGGCGTTCATCCAGTCGGTGGCGATGGTGCTGTTCTTGCGTTCCGGGCAGTTCGGGCCGGTGCTCGCGGGGGCCGGGGCGCTGGACCTGTTTTTAGTGGTGGTCACCCTCACCACGGGCGTGATGGTCACCATGTGGTTCGGGGAGCTGATCACGCAGCGGGGGCTCGGCAACGGCATCTCGCTGATCATCACCGCCTCCATACTCTCGCAGGCCCCGAACGCGGTGCGCACCCTTATCGAGGACGGTAACGTGCTCACGATGGTCATCCTGGCCATCATCGCGGTGATGATCGTCGCGGCCATCGTGTTCGTGAACGAGGGGCAGCGTCGGATCCCGATCACCTACGCCAAGCGGCAGGTGGGGCGCAGGATGAGCCAGGGCGGGACCACTTACCTGCCGTTGAAGGTGAACATGGCGGGGGTCATCCCGATCATCTTCGCCTCTTCGCTGCTGATCTTCCCGGTGGTCATCACCCAGTTCGCTGCCGGGGGGAACCAGGACTCCTGGCTGTTCAGGCTGGCGCAGGTCTTCGCCCCGCCGAGCGTGCCCTATTTGCTCCTGTACGCGCTGCTGATCATCATGTTCACCTACTTCTACACGGCGGTGCAGTTCAACCCGATAGAGCACGCCGACAACCTGAAGAAGAGCGGCGGGTACATCCCCGGCATCCGTCCGGGACAGCCCACGGCGCTCTACCTCAACAGCGTGCTCACCAGGATCACGCTCTTCGGTGCGATCTTCCTGGCGGTGATCGCCGTGCTGCCGTACCTGATCACGGGTGCGCTGAACCTGCCCAACTCGATCTATCTGGGCGGCACCTCGATGCTGATCGTGGTGGGCGTCTCGCTGGATACGGTGCGCCAGCTGGAGAGCCAGCTGATGATGCGCAACTACGAGGGCTTCCTCAGAAGGCAGTACCGATGA
- the rpsK gene encoding 30S ribosomal protein S11 has protein sequence MGRQRQQRSRGSRSRRRVRKNISTAVVHIKSSFNNTIISVTDQEGNVIAWESAGSMGFKGSRKSTPYAAQMTAESAANKAMEHGVKRVDIQVKGHGSGRDMAARTFQAMGIEVLSIKDVTGQPHNGCRPPKRRRG, from the coding sequence ATGGGCAGGCAGCGTCAGCAGCGGAGCAGGGGCAGCAGGTCGCGGCGGAGGGTCCGGAAGAACATCTCCACCGCCGTGGTGCACATAAAGAGCTCCTTCAACAACACCATCATCTCGGTGACCGACCAGGAGGGCAACGTCATAGCCTGGGAGTCCGCGGGTTCGATGGGCTTCAAGGGGAGCCGCAAGAGCACCCCGTACGCCGCCCAGATGACCGCCGAGAGCGCGGCCAACAAGGCCATGGAGCACGGCGTCAAGCGGGTGGACATCCAGGTCAAGGGGCACGGCTCGGGCCGCGACATGGCGGCTAGGACCTTCCAGGCGATGGGCATAGAGGTCCTCTCCATAAAGGACGTCACCGGACAGCCGCACAACGGCTGCAGGCCGCCCAAGCGGCGCCGGGGCTAG
- the rplQ gene encoding 50S ribosomal protein L17 → MRHAKRGRKLGRDAAHRKLLLGTMAGQLIQHGRIKTTEAKAKEVRGVVDRLINTAKRDDLHARRQAVKILKDKRVVRHLFEEVAPDLDDRNSGYTRILKLGPRQGDGAEQVYLELVNHRVE, encoded by the coding sequence ATGAGGCATGCCAAGAGGGGACGCAAGCTCGGTCGCGACGCCGCCCACCGCAAGCTGCTGCTGGGCACGATGGCGGGGCAGCTCATACAGCACGGCCGGATAAAGACCACCGAGGCCAAGGCCAAGGAGGTCCGGGGCGTGGTGGACCGCCTGATCAACACCGCCAAGCGGGACGATCTGCACGCCCGCCGGCAGGCGGTGAAGATCCTGAAGGACAAGCGGGTGGTCCGCCACCTCTTCGAAGAGGTGGCTCCGGACCTCGACGACCGCAACTCGGGGTACACCAGAATCCTGAAGCTGGGCCCCCGGCAGGGCGACGGCGCCGAGCAGGTGTACCTGGAGCTGGTCAACCACCGGGTGGAGTAG
- a CDS encoding adenylate kinase, translating into MRIILLGPQGAGKGTQAARLSERTGARHISTGDLVRAEIKAGTELGRKVQEYNDRGELVPDEIIVEMAKPHLREAESWILDGFPRTEAQARALDEALEELGVSLDRVVALEAPDEVLVRRLSGRRQSEATGRIYHVEHDPPPPDDPGPFVQRKDDTEEAIRRRLRLYHEQTEPLKDYYAERGLLVTVDATRSIEEVTGELLRVLGVGA; encoded by the coding sequence ATGAGAATCATCCTTCTGGGCCCGCAGGGGGCGGGCAAGGGTACGCAGGCGGCCCGGCTCTCCGAGAGGACGGGGGCCAGGCACATCTCTACCGGGGACCTGGTGCGCGCCGAGATCAAGGCCGGCACGGAGCTGGGCAGGAAAGTGCAGGAGTACAACGACCGTGGCGAGCTGGTGCCCGACGAGATCATCGTGGAGATGGCCAAGCCCCACCTGCGGGAGGCTGAGTCCTGGATCCTGGACGGCTTCCCGCGCACCGAGGCGCAGGCCCGGGCCCTGGACGAGGCGCTCGAGGAGCTCGGCGTGAGCCTGGACAGGGTGGTGGCGCTGGAGGCACCCGACGAGGTGCTGGTCCGGCGGCTCTCCGGGCGGCGCCAGAGCGAAGCGACCGGCCGGATCTACCACGTCGAGCACGATCCCCCGCCGCCGGACGACCCCGGCCCCTTCGTCCAGCGCAAGGACGACACGGAGGAGGCGATCCGACGCCGGCTCAGGCTCTACCACGAGCAGACCGAACCCCTGAAGGACTATTACGCCGAGCGGGGGCTTTTGGTGACCGTGGACGCCACCCGCAGCATAGAGGAGGTAACCGGGGAGCTGCTGCGGGTGCTGGGGGTGGGGGCTTGA
- the rplO gene encoding 50S ribosomal protein L15: MRLNELSPPPGSRRARKRVGRGEGSGYGKTSGRGQKGAKARSGTKAYTTYEGGQMPLQRRLPRLKGEARGRHTPAHPKVYDPVNVGELAAVEGDTIGLDELRAAGLIRKKADTLVKILGDGEIDRPVTVRAHAFSRTAREKIEAAGGRVEVL; this comes from the coding sequence ATGCGGCTGAACGAGCTCTCCCCGCCCCCGGGCTCGCGGAGGGCCCGCAAGCGGGTCGGCCGCGGCGAGGGGTCGGGCTACGGCAAGACCTCCGGGCGGGGGCAGAAGGGGGCCAAGGCCCGCTCGGGGACGAAGGCCTACACGACCTACGAGGGTGGCCAGATGCCGCTGCAGCGGCGGCTGCCGCGCCTGAAGGGCGAGGCCCGTGGCAGGCACACCCCGGCGCACCCCAAGGTCTACGATCCGGTGAACGTCGGGGAGTTGGCCGCCGTGGAAGGTGATACCATAGGCCTCGATGAGCTTCGGGCGGCCGGGCTCATCAGGAAGAAGGCGGACACCCTGGTGAAGATCCTGGGCGACGGGGAGATAGACCGTCCGGTGACCGTCAGGGCGCACGCCTTCTCCCGGACCGCCAGAGAGAAGATAGAGGCGGCGGGCGGCCGCGTCGAGGTGCTCTAG
- the rpsE gene encoding 30S ribosomal protein S5 encodes MQDRVVQIRRVAKVKKGGRRLNFSALVVVGDGQGRVGVGLGKANTVPAAIAKGQEKARHAMFDVPMRNTTIPHEVIGEYESSRVLLKPASEGTGVIAGGGVRAVLELAGIKDVLTKALGSTTPVNLVRATEDGLKQLRTKAQIEQVRGVKVRL; translated from the coding sequence ATCCAGGACCGGGTCGTCCAGATCCGGCGGGTGGCCAAGGTGAAGAAGGGCGGCCGGCGGCTGAACTTCAGCGCCTTGGTGGTCGTCGGCGACGGCCAGGGCAGGGTCGGGGTCGGCCTCGGCAAGGCGAACACGGTTCCCGCCGCGATCGCCAAGGGGCAGGAGAAGGCGCGGCACGCGATGTTCGACGTTCCGATGCGCAACACGACCATCCCGCACGAGGTGATCGGGGAGTACGAGAGCTCGCGGGTGCTGCTGAAGCCGGCCTCGGAGGGTACCGGCGTGATCGCCGGCGGCGGGGTCCGCGCGGTGCTGGAGCTCGCGGGGATCAAGGACGTCCTGACCAAGGCGCTCGGCTCGACGACGCCGGTCAACCTGGTGCGGGCGACCGAGGACGGCCTGAAGCAGCTGCGCACCAAGGCCCAGATCGAGCAGGTCAGGGGGGTGAAGGTCCGGCTATGA
- a CDS encoding DNA-directed RNA polymerase subunit alpha, which yields MLDVAPPRFRVEEEDERHGIFVAEPLPRGLGHTLGNALRRVMLSGLPGAAVTKLRIEGVQHEFSTIEGVREDVVDIILNVKQLKFRLEREEPIELQISKDGPGEVRGSDIELKADVEVVNPDAYIASLSEGGHLDMTLTVERGQGYVPAEQNKSDADPIGVIAVDSLFSPVEKVQYRVSETRAGARVDLDALTLEVFTDGRLSPREALREASRKLIDFFGLFAEGYQGAAAPEEPGRGGGRPVITDERPIEDLELTVRSYNCLKREGVDTIGQLATMTEEELMNIRNLGMKSVDEIRSKLEEYGYTLESGRE from the coding sequence ATGTTGGATGTGGCACCCCCCCGTTTCAGGGTGGAGGAGGAAGACGAGAGGCACGGCATCTTCGTCGCCGAGCCGCTCCCGCGGGGTCTGGGGCACACTTTGGGCAACGCGCTGCGGCGGGTGATGCTCTCCGGGCTACCCGGGGCGGCGGTGACCAAGCTCAGGATCGAGGGCGTCCAGCACGAGTTCTCGACCATCGAGGGCGTGCGCGAGGACGTGGTGGACATCATCCTCAACGTGAAGCAGCTCAAGTTCCGCCTGGAGCGCGAGGAGCCGATAGAGCTGCAGATCTCCAAGGACGGCCCGGGAGAGGTGCGGGGCTCGGACATCGAGCTGAAGGCGGACGTGGAGGTGGTAAACCCCGACGCCTACATCGCCAGCCTCTCCGAGGGCGGTCACCTGGACATGACCCTCACCGTCGAGCGCGGGCAGGGCTACGTCCCCGCCGAGCAGAACAAGAGCGACGCCGACCCGATCGGGGTCATAGCCGTCGACTCGCTCTTCTCGCCGGTGGAGAAGGTGCAGTATCGGGTCTCCGAGACCCGGGCCGGCGCGCGGGTGGACCTCGACGCCCTCACCCTGGAGGTCTTCACCGACGGGCGGCTCAGCCCGCGGGAGGCGCTCCGGGAGGCCTCCCGGAAGCTCATAGACTTCTTCGGGCTCTTCGCCGAAGGGTATCAGGGGGCGGCTGCCCCCGAGGAGCCGGGGCGCGGCGGCGGCCGCCCGGTCATCACCGACGAGCGCCCGATAGAGGATCTGGAGCTCACCGTCCGGTCCTACAACTGCCTCAAGCGCGAGGGGGTGGACACCATCGGGCAGCTCGCCACGATGACCGAGGAGGAGCTGATGAACATCCGCAACCTCGGCATGAAGAGCGTGGACGAGATTCGCTCGAAGCTGGAAGAGTACGGCTACACCCTGGAGAGTGGTAGGGAATGA
- the map gene encoding type I methionyl aminopeptidase, whose translation MIVRKSRAELEAMREGGRITAACLRLLAENARPGVSTRELDALAEEFIYSSGGKPEFKGYQGFPASICASPNSMIVHGIPGSYRLREGDIISLDVGVRFEGFVTDSATTVPVGEVSEEARRLLDVTRRCLEAAIPQVRVGRRLGDIGHAIQSVAEPEGYGVVRDLVSHGVGRRMHEDPQIPNYGRPGTGPRLLPGMTFAIEPMITLGTHEIRMDERDGWSIYTADGSLAAHFEHTVAVTEEGPWVLTLEDEGLGEAASA comes from the coding sequence TTGATCGTCCGGAAGAGCAGGGCGGAGCTGGAGGCCATGCGGGAGGGTGGCAGGATCACCGCCGCCTGCCTGCGCCTGCTCGCCGAGAACGCGCGTCCCGGTGTGAGCACCCGCGAGCTGGACGCGCTCGCCGAGGAGTTCATCTACTCCTCCGGGGGCAAGCCGGAGTTCAAGGGCTACCAGGGCTTCCCGGCCTCCATCTGCGCCTCGCCCAACTCGATGATCGTGCACGGCATCCCCGGCTCCTACCGGCTGAGGGAGGGGGACATCATCTCGCTGGACGTGGGGGTCCGCTTCGAGGGCTTCGTCACCGACAGCGCCACGACCGTGCCGGTGGGAGAGGTCTCCGAGGAGGCCCGGAGGCTGCTGGATGTGACCCGGCGCTGCCTGGAGGCCGCCATACCGCAGGTCCGCGTGGGACGGCGGCTCGGGGATATCGGGCACGCCATCCAGTCCGTCGCCGAGCCCGAGGGCTATGGGGTGGTGAGGGATCTCGTCTCCCACGGGGTGGGCCGCAGGATGCATGAGGACCCCCAGATCCCCAACTACGGCCGGCCCGGTACCGGACCCCGCCTGCTCCCCGGCATGACCTTTGCCATAGAGCCCATGATCACGCTCGGCACCCACGAGATTCGCATGGACGAGCGCGACGGCTGGTCCATCTATACCGCCGACGGCTCGCTCGCCGCCCACTTCGAGCACACCGTGGCCGTGACCGAGGAGGGGCCCTGGGTGCTCACCCTGGAGGACGAGGGTTTGGGGGAGGCGGCCTCGGCATGA
- the rpsM gene encoding 30S ribosomal protein S13 — protein sequence MARIAGVDLPREKRIEVALTYIYGIGRSTARRVVRETGVDPDTRVRDLAEGEIAALRRYIDENLKVEGDLKREVNQNIRRLMDIGCYRGIRHRRGLPVRGQRTKTNARQRKGPRPAIGGRKK from the coding sequence GTGGCGAGGATAGCCGGCGTAGACCTGCCCAGGGAGAAGCGCATCGAGGTGGCCCTCACCTACATCTACGGCATCGGTCGCTCGACGGCCCGCCGCGTCGTCCGGGAGACCGGCGTCGATCCGGACACCAGGGTCCGGGACCTCGCCGAGGGTGAGATAGCGGCCCTGAGGCGCTACATCGACGAGAACCTGAAGGTTGAGGGCGACCTCAAGCGGGAGGTCAACCAGAACATAAGGCGGCTCATGGACATCGGCTGCTACCGGGGCATCCGGCACCGGCGGGGTCTGCCGGTGCGCGGGCAGCGGACCAAGACCAACGCCCGGCAGCGCAAGGGGCCGCGTCCGGCCATAGGCGGGAGGAAGAAGTAG
- a CDS encoding energy-coupling factor transporter transmembrane component T family protein produces MMIAGGGSIGQFHPASSPLHALDPRAKLLAAAMLVVGLFLVDSMAGMALVLAAVAGAAAASRVPPAAFGRLLRPVLFIVALTALFQVLFSREGPLLFGWGPLEVHQGGVRMGVFLALRIALLVSSAALVTATTSPVALADALEDLLSPLRRLRFPVHEMAMMMTIALRFIPTLDEEAQKIMRAQAARGADFSEGGAAGRLRAVLPVLVPLVVGAFRRADELAEAMESRGYRGGEGRTRYRELRFGPRDGAALAVVVIVLGGAVAL; encoded by the coding sequence ATGATGATCGCCGGCGGTGGGAGCATCGGTCAGTTCCACCCGGCCTCCTCGCCGCTGCACGCCCTCGACCCGCGGGCCAAGCTGCTCGCCGCCGCGATGCTGGTCGTCGGGCTCTTCCTGGTGGACTCGATGGCAGGGATGGCGCTGGTCCTGGCGGCGGTTGCCGGAGCCGCCGCCGCGAGCCGGGTGCCCCCCGCCGCCTTCGGCCGGCTCCTGCGGCCGGTTCTCTTCATCGTCGCGCTCACCGCGCTCTTCCAGGTGCTCTTCTCGCGTGAGGGGCCGCTGCTGTTCGGCTGGGGGCCGCTCGAGGTGCACCAGGGGGGCGTCAGGATGGGGGTCTTTCTGGCGCTCAGGATAGCGTTGCTCGTCTCCTCGGCGGCGCTCGTCACCGCCACCACCTCGCCGGTGGCGCTGGCCGATGCGCTGGAGGATCTCCTCTCGCCCCTGCGGCGGCTGCGCTTTCCGGTCCACGAGATGGCCATGATGATGACCATCGCGTTGCGCTTCATCCCCACCCTCGACGAGGAGGCGCAGAAGATCATGCGCGCCCAGGCCGCCCGCGGGGCGGACTTCTCGGAGGGCGGTGCCGCGGGCCGACTGCGGGCGGTGCTCCCGGTGCTGGTTCCGCTCGTCGTGGGGGCCTTCCGGCGGGCCGACGAGCTGGCCGAGGCGATGGAGAGCCGGGGCTACCGGGGGGGAGAGGGCAGGACCCGCTACCGGGAGCTGCGCTTCGGGCCGCGCGACGGCGCGGCGCTCGCGGTGGTGGTTATCGTGCTGGGGGGTGCGGTGGCGCTGTGA
- the infA gene encoding translation initiation factor IF-1 encodes MAKEDVIEVEGTVTEALPNTQFRVELDNGHNVLAHISGKMRMNYIRILPGDRVKVELSPYDLSRGRITYRYRS; translated from the coding sequence TTGGCTAAAGAAGACGTCATAGAGGTCGAAGGCACCGTGACCGAGGCACTGCCCAACACCCAGTTCAGGGTGGAGCTCGACAACGGGCACAACGTGCTGGCGCACATCTCGGGCAAGATGCGTATGAACTACATCCGGATCCTGCCTGGAGATCGGGTGAAGGTGGAGCTTTCACCCTACGATCTGAGCCGGGGACGCATCACCTACAGGTACAGGAGCTAG
- the rpsD gene encoding 30S ribosomal protein S4: MARYTGPRGRRDRRAGVMLSSMRKNPLERKPYPPGEHGRDRQRQTEYGIRLMEKQKARWYYGVSEKQFRRAYEEAIRQPGVSGENLLRLMELRMDNVVYRMGFATSRPQARQLVVHGHFLLNGRKHNIPSATLKPGDVITVREKSRRLQPIQDAVEQVVAVPAWLEADHENFTGRVLHAPSRDEIDAPVEEQLIIEFYSR, translated from the coding sequence GTGGCACGTTACACGGGACCCAGGGGCCGGCGCGACCGGCGGGCCGGGGTGATGCTCTCCAGTATGCGCAAGAACCCGCTGGAGCGGAAGCCCTACCCGCCGGGCGAGCACGGCCGCGACCGCCAGCGGCAGACGGAATACGGCATCCGGCTGATGGAGAAGCAGAAGGCCCGCTGGTACTACGGCGTCTCCGAGAAGCAGTTTCGGAGGGCTTATGAGGAGGCGATTCGCCAGCCGGGGGTCTCCGGCGAGAACCTGCTGCGGCTCATGGAGCTCAGGATGGACAACGTGGTCTACCGGATGGGCTTCGCCACGAGCCGCCCGCAGGCGCGGCAGCTGGTGGTGCACGGGCACTTCCTGCTCAACGGCCGCAAGCACAACATCCCCTCGGCGACGCTCAAGCCGGGTGATGTGATCACGGTGCGCGAGAAGAGCCGGCGGCTGCAGCCGATACAGGACGCCGTGGAGCAGGTCGTGGCCGTCCCGGCGTGGCTGGAGGCCGACCACGAGAACTTCACCGGCCGGGTGCTGCATGCTCCGAGCCGGGACGAGATCGACGCTCCCGTCGAGGAGCAGCTGATCATCGAGTTCTACAGCCGGTAA